A single Streptomyces mirabilis DNA region contains:
- a CDS encoding NCS2 family permease, producing the protein MSTSATTKAPAPDQPGPGPAQGALDRYFKISERGSSLPREIRGGLATFFAMAYIIVLNPIILGSAKDMYGHHLDNGQLVTATALTAAFTTLLMGVIGNVPIALAAGLGVNTVVALQLAPRMSWPDAMGMVVLAGFIVMLLVATGLRERVMSAVPLGLRKGIAIGIGLFIMLIGLVDSGFVTRIPDIAQTTVPLQLGADGHLNGWPVLVFILGTLFTLALMVRKVPGAILISIVTMTVVAVIINAVAKIPSWGLTTPKWPGNPVATPDFGLVGKVSLFGGFDKVGVLTGILFVFTVLLSTFFDAMGTIMGISDEAKLTDAQGNMPGINKVLFVDGIAVAAGGATSSSATTCFVESTAGVGEGARTGFANVVTGALFAVALFLTPVATMVPSQAATPALIAVGFLIMSHSVKEIDWADYTIAMPAFVTMVMMPFTYSITNGIGMGFITFVVLRLAAGRAREIPVAMYVVSAVFAFYYLMPALGLT; encoded by the coding sequence ATGTCCACCTCGGCCACCACCAAGGCCCCCGCCCCGGACCAGCCCGGGCCCGGCCCCGCGCAAGGCGCCCTGGACCGCTATTTCAAGATCTCCGAGCGCGGCAGCTCCCTGCCCCGCGAGATCCGCGGCGGTCTCGCCACCTTCTTCGCGATGGCCTACATCATCGTGCTGAACCCGATCATCCTGGGCAGCGCGAAGGACATGTACGGGCACCACCTGGACAACGGCCAGCTGGTCACCGCGACCGCCCTGACCGCAGCCTTCACCACGCTGCTCATGGGCGTCATCGGCAACGTGCCGATCGCGCTGGCGGCGGGCCTCGGCGTGAACACGGTCGTCGCCCTCCAGCTCGCCCCGCGGATGTCCTGGCCGGACGCCATGGGCATGGTCGTCCTCGCGGGCTTCATCGTGATGCTGCTTGTCGCCACCGGTCTGCGTGAGCGCGTCATGAGCGCCGTGCCGCTGGGCCTGCGCAAGGGCATCGCGATCGGTATCGGCCTGTTCATCATGCTGATCGGCCTGGTCGACTCCGGCTTCGTCACGCGCATCCCGGACATCGCGCAGACGACCGTGCCGCTCCAGCTCGGCGCCGACGGCCACCTCAACGGCTGGCCCGTCCTGGTCTTCATCCTCGGCACGCTGTTCACCCTCGCGCTGATGGTGCGCAAGGTGCCCGGCGCGATCCTGATCTCGATCGTCACGATGACGGTCGTCGCGGTGATCATCAATGCCGTCGCCAAGATCCCGTCCTGGGGTCTGACCACCCCGAAGTGGCCCGGCAACCCGGTCGCCACCCCGGACTTCGGGCTCGTCGGCAAGGTCAGTCTCTTCGGTGGCTTCGACAAGGTCGGCGTGCTGACCGGCATCCTCTTCGTGTTCACCGTGCTGCTGTCGACCTTCTTCGACGCGATGGGCACGATCATGGGCATCAGCGACGAGGCCAAGCTGACCGACGCGCAGGGCAACATGCCCGGCATCAACAAGGTCCTCTTCGTCGACGGCATCGCGGTCGCCGCGGGCGGCGCGACCTCCTCCTCCGCCACCACCTGCTTCGTGGAGTCCACGGCGGGCGTCGGCGAGGGCGCCCGCACCGGCTTCGCGAACGTCGTCACCGGTGCGCTCTTCGCCGTGGCGCTGTTCCTCACCCCGGTCGCCACGATGGTCCCGTCCCAGGCCGCCACGCCCGCGCTCATCGCGGTCGGCTTCCTGATCATGTCCCACTCGGTCAAGGAGATCGACTGGGCGGACTACACGATCGCCATGCCCGCCTTCGTGACCATGGTGATGATGCCGTTCACCTACTCGATCACGAACGGCATCGGCATGGGCTTCATCACCTTCGTGGTACTGCGCCTGGCCGCCGGCCGCGCCCGGGAGATCCCGGTCGCGATGTACGTCGTCTCGGCGGTGTTCGCCTTTTACTACCTGATGCCGGCCCTGGGCCTGACGTAA
- a CDS encoding cation-translocating P-type ATPase encodes MTHIDAGAELDPVHPVPLPAPKRAPGLSAAEVAERVARGEVNDVPVRSSRSMGEIVRANVFTRFNAIIGVLWLIMLFVAPFQDSLFGYVIIANTGIGIIQEWRAKKTLDSLAVIGEAKPTVRRDGVAGEVSTSEIVLDDVIEIGPGDKIVVDGSCVEADGLEIDESLLTGEADPVVKHPGDEVMSGSFVVAGGGAFTATKVGREAYAAQLAEEASRFTLVHSELRSGISTILKYVTWMMIPTAIGLVISQLVVKQHGFKDSIARTVGGIVPMVPEGLVLLTSVAFAIGVIRLGRKQCLVQELPAIEGLARIDTVCLDKTGTLTEGGMDVTELRPIQGADETYIRKALGALGESDPRPNASLQAIINSYPDSEDWRCTESLPFSSARKYSGASFSEGNGESSTWLLGAPDVLLPDGDPALAETARLNEDGLRVLLLAKASKDLDDPGVTEDARPTALVVLEQRLRPDAADTLRYFAEQDVKAKVISGDNAVSVGAVAGKLGLSGTVVDARHLPDEKEEMAKSLDKGTVFGRVTPQQKRDMVGALQSRGHTVAMTGDGVNDVLALKDADIGVSMGSGSEATRAVAQIVLLNNSFSTLPSVVAEGRRVIGNITRVATLFLVKTVYSVLLAILVVCWRVEYPFLPRHLTLLSTLTIGIPAFFLALAPNTERAKPHFVQRVMRYSIPGGVVAAVATFITYLVARHHYTGPGELDAETSAATLTLFLISMWVLAIIARPYTWWRVALVASMGLAFLVVLIVPWLQHFFALKLVGVEMPWIAVGISVVAAATLEFLWKWVDRRFPA; translated from the coding sequence ATGACGCACATCGACGCGGGCGCCGAACTCGACCCTGTTCACCCCGTGCCCCTGCCCGCCCCCAAGCGGGCCCCGGGGCTGTCCGCCGCCGAAGTGGCCGAACGGGTCGCCCGCGGCGAGGTGAACGACGTCCCCGTACGCAGCAGCCGCTCCATGGGCGAGATCGTCCGCGCCAACGTCTTCACCCGGTTCAACGCGATCATCGGTGTGCTCTGGTTGATCATGCTGTTCGTGGCACCGTTCCAGGACAGCCTGTTCGGGTACGTGATCATCGCCAACACCGGGATCGGCATCATCCAGGAGTGGCGGGCCAAGAAGACCCTGGACTCGCTCGCGGTGATCGGCGAGGCGAAACCGACGGTCCGCAGGGACGGGGTCGCGGGCGAGGTCAGTACGTCGGAGATCGTGCTGGACGACGTGATCGAGATCGGGCCCGGGGACAAGATCGTCGTGGACGGCTCGTGCGTCGAGGCCGACGGTCTGGAGATCGACGAGTCACTGCTCACCGGCGAGGCGGACCCGGTGGTCAAGCACCCCGGCGACGAGGTGATGTCGGGCAGCTTCGTGGTCGCGGGCGGCGGTGCGTTCACCGCAACGAAGGTGGGACGGGAGGCGTACGCGGCACAGCTCGCCGAGGAGGCGTCCCGCTTCACGCTGGTCCACTCCGAGCTGCGCAGCGGTATCTCCACGATCCTCAAGTACGTGACGTGGATGATGATCCCGACCGCCATCGGTCTGGTCATCAGCCAGCTCGTGGTCAAGCAGCACGGCTTCAAGGACTCCATCGCCCGTACGGTCGGCGGGATCGTCCCGATGGTCCCCGAGGGCCTGGTCCTGCTCACCTCCGTGGCCTTCGCGATCGGCGTCATCCGGCTTGGCCGGAAACAGTGCCTCGTGCAGGAACTTCCCGCCATCGAGGGCCTCGCCCGCATCGACACCGTCTGCCTCGACAAGACCGGCACCCTCACCGAGGGCGGCATGGACGTCACCGAGCTGCGGCCGATCCAGGGCGCCGACGAGACGTACATACGCAAGGCCCTCGGGGCGCTCGGCGAGTCCGACCCGCGCCCGAACGCCTCCCTCCAGGCGATCATCAACTCCTACCCGGACAGCGAGGACTGGCGCTGCACCGAGTCGCTGCCGTTCTCCTCGGCCCGCAAGTACAGCGGGGCGTCCTTCAGCGAGGGCAACGGGGAGTCGAGTACGTGGCTGCTCGGCGCCCCCGACGTGCTGCTGCCCGACGGGGACCCGGCGCTCGCCGAGACCGCGCGGCTGAACGAGGACGGGCTGCGGGTGCTGCTGCTCGCCAAGGCCTCGAAGGACCTCGACGATCCCGGGGTGACGGAGGACGCCCGGCCCACCGCCCTGGTGGTCCTGGAGCAGCGGCTGCGCCCGGACGCGGCGGACACCCTGCGCTACTTCGCCGAACAGGACGTCAAGGCGAAGGTCATCTCCGGCGACAACGCGGTCTCGGTCGGCGCGGTGGCCGGGAAGCTCGGCCTGAGCGGCACTGTCGTGGACGCGCGCCACCTTCCCGACGAGAAGGAGGAGATGGCGAAGTCGCTGGACAAGGGCACGGTGTTCGGACGGGTCACCCCGCAGCAGAAGCGGGACATGGTGGGCGCGCTCCAGTCACGTGGCCACACGGTCGCGATGACGGGCGACGGCGTGAACGACGTGCTCGCCCTGAAGGACGCCGACATCGGCGTGTCCATGGGCTCGGGCTCGGAGGCGACCCGGGCGGTGGCCCAGATCGTGCTGCTCAACAACAGCTTCTCGACGCTGCCCTCGGTGGTCGCGGAGGGCCGCCGGGTCATCGGCAACATCACCCGCGTCGCGACCCTCTTCCTGGTGAAGACGGTCTACTCGGTGCTGCTGGCCATCCTGGTGGTGTGCTGGCGGGTCGAATACCCCTTCCTGCCCCGGCACCTGACCCTGCTGTCCACCCTGACCATCGGCATCCCGGCGTTCTTCCTCGCGCTCGCCCCCAACACGGAGCGGGCGAAACCGCACTTCGTCCAGCGGGTCATGCGGTACTCGATCCCCGGGGGCGTCGTCGCTGCCGTCGCCACCTTCATCACATACCTGGTGGCCCGTCACCACTACACCGGGCCCGGCGAGTTGGACGCGGAGACCAGCGCCGCCACGCTGACGCTGTTCCTGATCTCGATGTGGGTGCTGGCGATCATCGCCCGCCCGTACACCTGGTGGCGCGTCGCCCTGGTGGCCTCGATGGGCCTGGCTTTCCTCGTCGTACTGATCGTGCCGTGGCTCCAGCACTTCTTCGCCCTGAAGCTGGTGGGCGTGGAGATGCCGTGGATCGCGGTGGGCATCTCGGTGGTGGCGGCGGCCACCCTGGAGTTCCTGTGGAAATGGGTGGACCGCCGTTTCCCGGCCTAA
- a CDS encoding ribbon-helix-helix protein, CopG family, whose protein sequence is MGTSVLSLRMDGELLDRLRHHAAKRGMSVQDYVVRTLIRDDFDERFQTAVEETEKFYGVT, encoded by the coding sequence ATGGGGACCAGCGTGCTCAGCCTGCGGATGGACGGGGAGCTGCTCGACCGGCTCCGACACCATGCCGCCAAACGCGGAATGAGCGTCCAGGACTATGTCGTCCGGACGCTCATTCGCGATGACTTCGACGAGCGGTTCCAGACCGCGGTCGAGGAGACGGAGAAGTTCTACGGGGTCACGTGA
- a CDS encoding MarR family winged helix-turn-helix transcriptional regulator, with translation MADLTHGDDAAAVNALRSAVMRLSRRLKHQRVDESLSPTEMSVLGTLARCGTATPGELARKEHVQPPSMTRIVALLEAKGLVRLEPHPEDRRQKVVTQTDKAEAMLEESRRKRNAFLAGLVEALDEDEWAKVREAAPVLEKLAQL, from the coding sequence ATGGCTGACCTCACCCATGGCGACGACGCTGCCGCCGTGAACGCCCTGCGCTCCGCAGTAATGCGGCTGTCGCGTCGACTCAAGCACCAGCGGGTCGACGAGTCGCTGAGCCCGACCGAGATGTCGGTGCTCGGCACCCTCGCCCGCTGTGGCACCGCCACGCCCGGCGAGCTCGCCCGTAAGGAGCATGTGCAGCCACCGTCGATGACCCGCATCGTCGCGTTGCTGGAAGCCAAGGGCCTGGTCAGACTGGAGCCGCACCCCGAGGACCGGCGCCAGAAGGTCGTCACCCAGACCGACAAGGCCGAGGCGATGCTCGAGGAGAGCCGCCGCAAGCGCAACGCGTTCCTTGCCGGACTGGTCGAGGCCCTCGACGAGGACGAGTGGGCGAAGGTCCGCGAGGCCGCGCCCGTCCTCGAAAAGCTCGCGCAACTGTGA
- a CDS encoding DUF2530 domain-containing protein encodes MAKWTPKHEAPEPLEGPVVATITGGTILWFVLFLVQLPFYGWFDDHGHLWWVWTCLAGAGLGLIGIWYVRGRDAALKRAATEAEQQPTATTE; translated from the coding sequence ATGGCGAAGTGGACCCCCAAGCACGAGGCGCCGGAGCCCCTGGAGGGCCCCGTCGTCGCCACCATCACGGGCGGCACGATCCTCTGGTTCGTCCTCTTCCTGGTGCAGCTGCCGTTCTACGGCTGGTTCGACGACCACGGGCACCTGTGGTGGGTGTGGACCTGCCTGGCCGGCGCGGGCCTCGGCCTGATCGGCATCTGGTACGTCCGCGGGCGCGACGCCGCCCTCAAGAGGGCCGCCACCGAAGCGGAGCAGCAGCCCACCGCCACGACGGAGTAA
- a CDS encoding DUF7683 domain-containing protein, translated as MRFVVARYEKDADSPDSVTDLSTVDVNAVSAMLGVPAAELTDVYPLEKPHRSELQRLTGVGLDLEHHEYFLEVLAD; from the coding sequence ATGCGGTTCGTTGTCGCCCGCTACGAGAAAGACGCGGACTCTCCGGATTCGGTCACGGATCTGTCCACCGTCGACGTGAACGCCGTGTCGGCGATGCTGGGAGTTCCGGCCGCCGAACTCACCGACGTCTATCCCCTGGAGAAGCCCCACAGGAGTGAATTGCAGCGCCTTACGGGAGTCGGCCTCGACCTCGAACACCACGAGTACTTTCTTGAGGTCCTGGCCGACTGA